From the Panthera leo isolate Ple1 chromosome C1, P.leo_Ple1_pat1.1, whole genome shotgun sequence genome, one window contains:
- the LOC122228078 gene encoding 40S ribosomal protein S7-like has product MHLGSSWASALTKEKAMFSLSMKIMRPNDKKLDNFMSGIYQALLKLGMNSDLKAQLKELNITAAKEIGVGGGPKAIIIFIRVPQLKSFQKIQVRLVCELERKFSGKHIVFIAQRRILPRPTQKSHTENKQKCPRSCTLTGVHNVILEDLVFPSKIVGKRIHVKLDGSQVIKVHLAKAQQNNGEHRVETFSGIYRKLTGKDVHFEFPEFLS; this is encoded by the coding sequence ATGCATTTAGGCTCTTCCTGGGCCAGCGCTCTCACCAAGGAGAAGGCCATGTTCAGTTTGAGCATGAAGATCATGAGGCCCAATGACAAGAAGCTGGACAACTTCATGTCCGGCATATACCAGGCTCTCCTCAAGCTGGGGATGAACTCGGACCTCAAAGCCCAGCTAAAGGAGCTGAATATAACAGCAGCCAAGGAAATTGGAGTTGGTGGTGGTCCAAAAGCTATTATCATCTTTATTCGCGTTCCTCAACTGAAATCTTTCCAGAAAATCCAAGTCCGGCTCGTCTGTGAATTGGAGAGAAAGTTCAGTGGGAAGCATATTGTCTTTATTGCTCAGAGGAGAATTCTGCCTCGGCCAACTCAAAAAAGCCatacagaaaataagcaaaagtgtCCCAGGAGCTGCACTTTGACAGGCGTGCACAACGTGATCCTGGAGGACTTGGTTTTCCCAAGCAAAATTGTGGGCAAGAGAATCCACGTGAAACTGGATGGCAGCCAGGTTATAAAGGTTCATTTGGCTAAAGCACAGCAGAACAATGGGGAGCACAGGGTTGAAACTTTCTCTGGCATCTATCGGAAGCTCACTGGCAAGGATGTTCACTTTGAGTTCCCAGAGTTTCTGTCGTAa